A region from the Pseudomonas sp. KU26590 genome encodes:
- the kdpA gene encoding potassium-transporting ATPase subunit KdpA, translated as MHSYDYLLILAFFALVLLPAPLLGRFYYNVMEGNRTFLTPVMGPVERICYRLSGVDPAIEHNWKTYTIALLAFNLAGFVVLFAILLLQGSLPLNPQGLPGMEWSLAFNTAMSFVTNTNWQNYSGEASLSYLSQMAGLTVQNFVSAATGIAVLVAFCRGISRRSTQHLGNFWADMTRATLYGLLPMCIILALFLVWQGVPQTFAHYVDAVTLQGADQSIPLGPAASQIAIKQLGTNGGGFFGVNSAHPFENPTGLSNLFELVSIILIPAALVFTFGHYVKDLRQSRAIIACMLVLLLIGGATSLWAEYQPNPTLNMATVEQTAPMEGKETRFGTTATVLWATATTAASNGSVNGMHDSLNPLSGMVALANMMVGEVIFGGVGAGLYGMLLNVLIAVFLAGLMIGRTPEYLGKKLQAREVKLLVATLIVMPVGVLVFGAVAASLPGPAGSVSNPGAHGFSQLLYAYTSATANNGSAFGGFSGNTLFHNLLMSLSMFIGRFGYILPVLALAGSLAAKKTAPLNQNSFPTHGPLFVTLLTVTILLVGGLTFLPTLALGPIAEHLSLAF; from the coding sequence ATGCACAGTTACGACTACCTGCTGATACTGGCGTTTTTCGCCTTGGTGCTGTTGCCCGCGCCGCTGCTGGGACGGTTCTACTACAACGTCATGGAAGGTAACCGGACCTTTCTGACCCCGGTCATGGGCCCCGTCGAGCGCATCTGCTATCGCCTGTCCGGCGTCGACCCCGCGATCGAACACAACTGGAAAACCTACACAATTGCCCTGCTGGCCTTCAACCTGGCCGGGTTCGTCGTCCTGTTCGCCATCCTGCTCCTGCAAGGCTCGCTGCCGCTCAACCCCCAAGGATTGCCGGGGATGGAATGGTCGCTGGCGTTCAACACCGCGATGAGCTTTGTCACCAACACCAACTGGCAGAACTACAGCGGCGAAGCGTCCCTCAGCTACCTTAGCCAGATGGCCGGTCTGACCGTGCAGAACTTTGTCAGTGCCGCCACCGGCATCGCAGTCCTGGTCGCCTTCTGCCGAGGCATCAGCCGCCGCTCGACGCAGCACCTGGGCAACTTCTGGGCGGACATGACCCGCGCAACCCTTTATGGGCTGTTGCCGATGTGCATCATCCTCGCACTGTTTCTGGTGTGGCAGGGCGTCCCGCAAACCTTCGCCCACTACGTGGACGCCGTGACCCTGCAAGGTGCCGACCAGAGCATTCCGCTCGGCCCGGCCGCCAGCCAGATCGCGATCAAGCAGCTGGGTACCAACGGTGGCGGCTTCTTCGGCGTCAACTCGGCGCATCCGTTCGAGAACCCGACTGGCTTGAGCAACCTGTTCGAGCTGGTGTCGATCATTCTGATCCCGGCGGCGCTGGTGTTCACCTTCGGTCATTACGTCAAAGACCTGCGTCAGAGCCGGGCGATCATCGCCTGTATGCTGGTGTTGCTGCTGATCGGCGGCGCCACATCCCTGTGGGCGGAATACCAGCCCAACCCGACGCTGAACATGGCCACGGTGGAACAGACCGCGCCCATGGAAGGCAAGGAAACGCGTTTTGGCACCACGGCAACCGTGCTGTGGGCAACCGCGACCACCGCTGCTTCCAACGGCTCGGTCAACGGTATGCACGACAGCCTCAACCCGCTGAGCGGCATGGTGGCGCTGGCTAACATGATGGTCGGCGAAGTGATCTTCGGCGGCGTTGGCGCAGGGCTTTACGGCATGTTGTTGAACGTGCTGATCGCGGTCTTCCTCGCCGGCTTGATGATCGGCCGCACCCCGGAATACCTCGGTAAAAAACTTCAGGCCCGAGAAGTGAAGCTGTTGGTCGCGACGCTGATCGTGATGCCGGTCGGCGTACTGGTGTTCGGCGCCGTGGCCGCCTCTTTGCCTGGTCCGGCAGGCTCGGTAAGCAACCCTGGCGCCCACGGCTTCAGCCAGTTGCTCTATGCCTACACCTCGGCCACGGCCAACAACGGCTCGGCGTTCGGCGGTTTCAGCGGCAACACACTGTTCCATAACCTCTTGATGAGCCTGTCGATGTTCATTGGCCGCTTCGGTTACATCCTGCCGGTGCTGGCGCTTGCGGGCAGTCTGGCGGCGAAGAAAACCGCGCCGCTCAATCAGAACAGCTTCCCGACCCATGGCCCGCTGTTCGTGACCCTGTTGACCGTGACCATTTTGCTGGTGGGCGGGCTGACGTTCTTGCCGACCCTCGCACTGGGGCCGATTGCCGAACATTTGAGCCTGGCCTTCTGA
- the kdpB gene encoding potassium-transporting ATPase subunit KdpB, with the protein MADLWRPALVQAFVKLDPRQLQRAPVMLVVELTAILTTILCLIPDPAVPTFVAVQIAVWLWFTVLFANFAEALAEGRGKARADSLKAGTEGLKARLKSSNGAFGMVNASTLRKGDVVRVEAGEMIPGDGEVIEGIAAVNEAAITGESAPVIRESGGDRSAVTGNTRLVSDWLLVRISANPGESTLDRMIALVEGAKRQKTPNEVALDILLIGLTLIFLLVVVTLQPFAHFAGGNLPLVFLVALLVTLIPTTIGGLLSAIGIAGMDRLVRLNVIAKSGRAVEAAGDVHVLLLDKTGTITFGNRRCAAVYAAPGVSPKELSEGTLLASLADDTAEGKSIVEYLRAQQPMTEPAPSQLTAVPFTAETRLSGVDFEGRVYRKGAVDSLLKFLGRDRSDLPPVLAREIDKIAKTGGTPLLVCGDGKLLGAIHLKDVVKPGIRERFEELRKLGIRTVMVTGDNPLTAAAIAAEAGVDDVLAEATPEKKLERIRQEQNDGRLVAMCGDGANDAPALAQADVGMAMNDGTQAAREAANMVDLDSDPTKLLDVVQIGKELLVTRGALTTFSIANDVAKYFAILPALFAAIYPQLGVLNIMHLASPQSAILSAIVFNALIIVVLIPLALRGVRVQAASAAHLLRRNLLVYGLGGLVVPFVGIKAIDLLLTALHLV; encoded by the coding sequence ATGGCTGACCTTTGGCGGCCTGCGCTGGTTCAGGCTTTCGTCAAGCTCGACCCGCGCCAGTTGCAACGGGCGCCGGTGATGCTGGTGGTGGAACTGACCGCCATCCTGACCACGATTCTGTGCCTGATCCCCGACCCGGCCGTGCCGACCTTCGTGGCGGTGCAGATCGCCGTGTGGCTGTGGTTCACCGTGCTGTTCGCCAACTTCGCCGAAGCGCTGGCCGAAGGGCGGGGCAAAGCGCGGGCCGACAGCCTCAAGGCAGGCACCGAGGGTTTGAAAGCGCGCCTCAAAAGCAGCAACGGTGCGTTTGGAATGGTCAACGCCAGCACCTTGCGCAAGGGCGATGTGGTGCGCGTCGAAGCCGGTGAGATGATCCCCGGCGACGGCGAGGTGATCGAGGGCATTGCGGCGGTCAACGAAGCGGCGATTACCGGTGAGTCTGCGCCGGTGATTCGCGAGTCCGGCGGCGACCGTTCGGCGGTGACCGGCAACACCCGACTGGTGTCGGACTGGCTGCTGGTGCGCATCAGCGCCAACCCCGGCGAATCGACCCTGGACCGCATGATTGCGCTGGTCGAAGGTGCCAAGCGTCAGAAGACCCCCAACGAAGTGGCCCTCGACATTCTGTTGATTGGCCTGACGTTGATCTTCCTGCTGGTGGTCGTGACCCTGCAGCCTTTCGCGCACTTTGCCGGCGGTAACCTGCCGCTGGTGTTCCTCGTGGCGCTGCTGGTGACCCTGATTCCGACCACCATCGGCGGCCTGCTCTCGGCCATCGGCATCGCCGGCATGGACCGCCTGGTTCGTCTGAACGTGATCGCCAAATCCGGCCGTGCAGTAGAGGCGGCGGGTGACGTGCATGTGTTGCTGCTGGACAAGACCGGCACCATCACCTTCGGCAACCGTCGTTGCGCGGCGGTGTATGCGGCGCCGGGCGTCAGCCCTAAAGAACTGAGCGAAGGCACGCTGCTGGCTTCGCTGGCGGATGACACCGCCGAAGGCAAGTCCATCGTCGAATACCTGCGCGCGCAGCAGCCGATGACCGAGCCTGCGCCGAGCCAACTGACGGCGGTGCCGTTCACGGCGGAAACCCGCTTGTCTGGCGTCGATTTCGAAGGCCGCGTGTATCGCAAGGGCGCCGTGGATTCGCTGCTGAAATTCCTCGGCCGTGACCGCAGCGACCTGCCGCCAGTGCTGGCGCGGGAAATTGACAAGATCGCCAAGACCGGCGGCACGCCGCTGCTGGTCTGCGGCGACGGCAAACTGCTGGGCGCGATTCACCTCAAGGACGTGGTCAAGCCAGGCATTCGCGAGCGTTTTGAAGAACTGCGCAAACTGGGCATTCGCACCGTCATGGTCACCGGCGACAACCCGCTGACGGCGGCAGCGATTGCGGCAGAGGCGGGCGTCGATGACGTGCTGGCCGAAGCCACTCCCGAGAAGAAACTGGAGCGCATCCGTCAGGAACAGAACGACGGGCGTCTGGTGGCGATGTGTGGCGACGGCGCCAACGACGCGCCGGCGCTGGCACAGGCCGATGTCGGCATGGCCATGAACGATGGCACCCAGGCGGCACGGGAAGCGGCCAACATGGTCGATCTCGACAGCGACCCGACCAAGCTGCTGGACGTGGTGCAGATCGGCAAGGAATTGCTGGTGACCCGCGGCGCGCTGACGACTTTCTCCATCGCCAACGACGTGGCCAAGTATTTCGCCATCCTGCCGGCACTGTTTGCGGCGATTTATCCGCAGCTGGGCGTGCTCAACATCATGCACCTGGCCAGCCCGCAGAGCGCGATTCTGTCGGCCATCGTGTTCAACGCGCTGATCATCGTCGTGCTGATCCCGCTGGCACTGCGCGGCGTACGGGTGCAGGCCGCGAGCGCTGCGCATCTGCTGCGCCGCAACCTGCTGGTGTATGGGCTGGGCGGGCTGGTCGTGCCGTTCGTGGGCATCAAGGCGATCGACCTGTTGTTGACGGCCTTGCACCTGGTTTAA